The following are from one region of the Klebsiella aerogenes genome:
- the livM gene encoding high-affinity branched-chain amino acid ABC transporter permease LivM — MTDVSRLDGIDIKRSVIDSVLAGLCALIVFGPIVGIVLKGYSFTLSTQRVVVLVAIVMAGRLLLSLLLQTRGGRRFAGRFDGNDQGVYVRPPGYRSRLRVVIPLLVVLAVAFPLLASKYLLTVAILGLIYVLLGLGLNIVVGLAGLLDLGYVAFYAIGAYGLALGYQYLGLGFWAVLPLGAVMAALAGALLGFPVLRMHGDYLAIVTLGFGEIIRLVLNNWVSFTGGPNGVSVPSPTLFGLEFARRAKEGGVPIHEFLHTSYNPNLKFIFIYAVLFIVVLLVLLIKHRLTRMPIGRAWEALREDEIACRAMGLNHVLVKLSAFMLGASTAGIAGVFFATYQGFVNPTSFTFFESALILAIVVLGGMGSTLGVVLAAFVLTVTPELLRGFDEYRVLLFGVLMVLMMIWRPRGLVRSGRTGVEIRKGVAP, encoded by the coding sequence ATGACGGACGTTTCTCGTTTAGACGGCATCGATATTAAGCGTAGCGTGATCGATAGCGTGTTGGCCGGTCTGTGCGCGTTGATTGTCTTTGGTCCGATCGTCGGCATTGTGCTGAAAGGCTACAGTTTTACGCTCTCCACGCAGCGCGTGGTCGTACTGGTGGCGATAGTGATGGCCGGACGCTTGCTGTTAAGCCTGTTGCTGCAAACCCGCGGCGGTAGGCGGTTTGCCGGGCGCTTTGACGGTAACGACCAGGGGGTCTATGTGCGTCCGCCCGGTTATCGTAGTCGGCTGCGTGTTGTCATCCCGCTGCTGGTGGTGCTGGCGGTGGCTTTTCCGTTGCTGGCGAGTAAATACCTGCTCACCGTGGCGATTCTGGGTCTGATCTACGTGCTGCTGGGGCTGGGATTAAACATCGTGGTCGGTCTGGCCGGGTTGCTGGATCTTGGTTACGTCGCGTTCTACGCCATTGGCGCGTACGGACTGGCGCTCGGCTATCAATATCTCGGTTTAGGCTTCTGGGCGGTGCTGCCGCTGGGGGCGGTGATGGCGGCGCTGGCCGGGGCGTTGCTGGGGTTTCCAGTCCTGCGTATGCACGGCGATTACCTGGCTATTGTCACTCTGGGGTTTGGTGAGATTATTCGCCTGGTGCTCAACAACTGGGTCAGCTTCACCGGCGGGCCTAACGGCGTTTCGGTACCCTCACCAACCTTATTTGGTCTGGAGTTTGCCCGCAGGGCGAAAGAGGGCGGCGTGCCCATTCATGAGTTTTTGCATACCAGCTACAACCCCAATCTCAAGTTTATCTTTATCTATGCCGTGCTGTTTATCGTGGTGCTGCTGGTGCTGTTGATTAAACATCGCCTGACCCGCATGCCGATCGGTCGCGCCTGGGAGGCGTTACGGGAGGATGAGATCGCCTGTCGGGCGATGGGGCTTAACCACGTGCTGGTGAAGCTGTCGGCTTTTATGTTGGGCGCATCGACCGCGGGGATCGCCGGGGTGTTTTTTGCCACCTATCAGGGGTTCGTCAATCCCACCTCGTTTACCTTTTTCGAGTCGGCATTAATTCTGGCTATTGTGGTGCTAGGGGGGATGGGATCAACGCTGGGCGTGGTGCTGGCGGCCTTCGTGCTGACGGTCACGCCGGAGTTGCTACGCGGTTTTGATGAGTATCGCGTCCTGCTGTTCGGCGTTTTAATGGTTCTGATGATGATCTGGCGGCCGCGCGGTCTGGTGCGTAGCGGACGAACGGGCGTTGAAATCCGCAAAGGGGTGGCGCCATGA
- a CDS encoding branched-chain amino acid ABC transporter permease LivH (LivHMGF is the membrane component of the LIV-I/LS branched-chain amino acid transporter), translating to MAAFFLQQLINGLTLGAVYGLIAIGYTMVYGIIGMINFAHGEVYMISAYLCAIGLALLAYFGIHSFPLLIFGTLVFTIIVTGVYGWAIERIAYRPLRNSTRLAPLISAIGMSLILQNYVQLSQGPNQQGIPTLMHGVLRITVGDGVVQITWTKIFILLAALVGMIVLSWVINHTQLGRVCRATQQDRRMAAILGINTDRVISMVFMIGAAMAGLAGVLVTMNYGTFDFYIGFIIGIKAFTAAVLGGIGSLPGAMLGGLLLGVAEAQFAGLVNSDYKDVFSFALLVAILIFRPQGLLGRPVVAKV from the coding sequence ATGGCGGCATTTTTTCTGCAACAACTGATCAATGGCTTAACGCTCGGCGCGGTCTACGGATTGATCGCCATTGGCTACACCATGGTGTATGGCATTATCGGCATGATTAACTTCGCCCATGGCGAGGTGTATATGATCTCCGCTTACCTGTGCGCCATCGGGCTGGCGCTGCTGGCTTACTTCGGTATCCACTCCTTTCCGCTACTGATTTTCGGCACGCTGGTGTTCACTATTATCGTCACCGGGGTATACGGTTGGGCTATCGAACGCATTGCATACCGGCCGTTGCGTAACTCGACCCGTCTGGCACCGCTGATTTCGGCGATCGGCATGTCGCTTATCTTGCAAAACTACGTGCAACTGAGCCAGGGGCCCAACCAGCAGGGGATCCCCACGTTGATGCATGGCGTGCTGCGTATTACGGTCGGCGATGGCGTGGTGCAAATCACCTGGACCAAAATCTTTATCCTGCTGGCCGCATTGGTCGGCATGATAGTACTGAGCTGGGTAATCAATCACACCCAGTTGGGGCGGGTGTGCCGCGCGACGCAACAGGACCGGCGGATGGCGGCTATCCTCGGGATCAACACTGACCGGGTGATCTCGATGGTGTTTATGATTGGCGCGGCGATGGCTGGGCTTGCCGGCGTTCTGGTCACCATGAACTACGGCACCTTTGATTTCTACATCGGTTTTATTATTGGTATTAAGGCATTTACTGCCGCGGTGCTGGGCGGCATTGGCTCGCTTCCGGGCGCGATGCTCGGCGGCCTGCTGCTGGGCGTTGCTGAGGCGCAATTCGCCGGGTTGGTGAACTCGGATTACAAAGATGTCTTCTCCTTCGCCTTACTGGTGGCGATCCTTATTTTCCGTCCGCAGGGGCTGTTGGGCCGTCCCGTCGTGGCTAAGGTCTAG
- a CDS encoding branched-chain amino acid ABC transporter substrate-binding protein, translating to MSLTLKKLTLHFAIAGCLSAAFYAQADVKIGVAGPFTGPNATYGAQYWKGASQAAADINAAGGIKGEKIVLVQGDDACEPKQAVAVANRLVDEAGVSAVVGHFCSSSTMPASEVYDEAGILTITPGSTNPQITERGMKDLFRMCGRDDQQGVIAANYMLDVLKAKKIAVIHDKDTYGQGLADATRAALAKRGTKEVLYEGLSRGEKDFNALVTKIGALKPDVVYFGGCHPEAGPLVRQMREQGVQAKFFSGDCIVTEELVTAAGGPQFTNGVLMTFGQDPRTIPEGKTVIEKFRASGFEPEGYTLYAYASIQAIAAAYNAAGTDNAKASEWLKNHSVDTVMGKKAWDGKGDLKVSDYVVYQWDDKGKYHQL from the coding sequence ATGTCTTTAACACTTAAAAAGTTGACTCTGCATTTTGCAATAGCAGGTTGTTTGAGCGCGGCATTTTATGCACAGGCGGATGTAAAGATTGGCGTGGCGGGGCCCTTTACCGGGCCAAACGCGACCTATGGCGCCCAGTACTGGAAGGGGGCGTCGCAAGCGGCGGCAGATATTAATGCCGCGGGGGGGATTAAAGGTGAAAAAATCGTGCTGGTGCAGGGTGACGATGCCTGCGAGCCCAAGCAGGCGGTAGCGGTCGCTAACCGGTTGGTCGATGAAGCTGGCGTTTCTGCGGTGGTCGGACATTTCTGTTCTTCATCGACGATGCCCGCCTCCGAGGTGTATGACGAAGCCGGGATCCTGACCATTACTCCGGGCTCGACCAACCCGCAGATCACCGAACGCGGTATGAAAGATCTGTTCCGCATGTGCGGGCGTGATGACCAACAAGGGGTTATCGCCGCCAATTATATGCTGGACGTGCTGAAAGCGAAGAAAATTGCCGTCATCCACGATAAAGACACCTACGGACAAGGGTTAGCCGATGCGACGCGCGCGGCGTTGGCCAAACGTGGAACCAAAGAGGTGCTGTATGAAGGCTTATCCCGTGGCGAAAAAGACTTCAATGCGCTGGTGACTAAAATCGGCGCGCTGAAGCCGGATGTGGTCTACTTCGGCGGTTGCCATCCTGAGGCCGGGCCGCTGGTGCGCCAGATGCGCGAGCAGGGCGTGCAGGCCAAGTTCTTCTCCGGCGATTGTATCGTGACCGAAGAGCTGGTAACTGCAGCCGGTGGCCCGCAGTTTACCAATGGCGTATTGATGACCTTTGGGCAGGATCCGCGCACCATCCCGGAAGGTAAAACGGTGATCGAGAAATTCCGCGCCAGCGGTTTTGAACCCGAGGGTTATACCCTTTATGCCTATGCCTCGATTCAGGCCATAGCCGCAGCCTACAACGCGGCTGGCACCGATAATGCCAAGGCCAGCGAATGGCTGAAAAACCACAGCGTCGATACCGTGATGGGCAAGAAAGCCTGGGATGGTAAAGGAGACCTGAAAGTGTCGGATTATGTGGTTTATCAATGGGATGATAAAGGCAAATACCACCAGTTGTAA
- a CDS encoding monooxygenase, with product MSNTLLQVHFAFNGPFGDEMSTQLAELAESINHEPGFIWKIWTENASAQEAGGIYLFADEQTAQAYAKKHAARLQQFGVEEMFFKIFDVNLPLSHINHGPVT from the coding sequence ATGTCGAACACACTATTGCAAGTGCATTTTGCCTTTAACGGTCCGTTTGGCGATGAAATGTCTACCCAGTTAGCCGAGCTCGCGGAGTCGATTAACCACGAACCCGGTTTTATCTGGAAGATTTGGACAGAGAACGCGTCCGCGCAGGAAGCGGGTGGGATTTATCTGTTTGCCGATGAACAGACTGCGCAGGCGTATGCGAAAAAGCACGCCGCGCGCCTGCAGCAGTTTGGCGTAGAGGAGATGTTTTTCAAGATTTTCGACGTCAATCTGCCGCTAAGCCACATTAACCATGGACCGGTGACCTGA